One segment of Nomia melanderi isolate GNS246 chromosome 10, iyNomMela1, whole genome shotgun sequence DNA contains the following:
- the LOC116429752 gene encoding dynein axonemal heavy chain 1: MGQLYGEYDLNTREWTDGIFSTLLRAGIAANDANKRWYIFDGPVDALWIENMNTVLDDNKKLCLTSGEIMKILPTMTMMFEVADLRVASPATVSRCGMVYLEPEGLGLEPIINCWLKSLHRNMGNFTESIAELTSFYLLPGLKVLRASLREIVNTVDSGMVQSYINLMNFRIGPMVGREGKPPPSAPFQALIPDLLPAWTAFAAVWSLGASVDNSSRRFFSEWIRDVQKTHRHNLPFPEDGLVFDYRLHDGGFTDPIDGTEPVPPKWYKWLDDIPSIVITPNTKYADIEVPTMDNVRSATLIGYLLINESNVLCVGPTGSGKTLTVSGKLSRNMPKKFICDFITFSARATANQTQDLIDEKLGKRQKDVYGPPMLRKQVFFIDDLNMPALDTYGAQPPIELIRQFMDFQGWYDRKEIGSFRVIEDVSFVGAMGPPGGGRNPVTDRLLRHFHFIAFPEMEDDAKRHIFGTVLNSWLSRTKGFTDTLDAFVDNTLNLFTTICNELLPTPHKSHYTFNLRDLSKVFQGMLMMNPEKIEAREKLLLLWYHENLRVFSDRLVNDTDRKWFDDLLRSIMEDKFKCDPATVIGNDTLFYGDFCVTSKEYEQIIDKQQMQRVLEEFLEDYNASSTSPMKLVLFQDAIDHICRINRILRQPRGNALLLGMGGSGRQSLTRLTAHIQDYTCFQIELSGAYTINDWRDDIKRSMMRAGVQNQLTVFLFSDTQIKNESMLEDLNSVLNNGDVPGVYQSDEIERIFHAMRGRVQEAGLQINRSNLFSAYVNTVRNNLHLVATMSPIGELFRGRIRQFPALVNCCTIDWFCPWPEAALQSVATRFLADIKDDSITEDILRSIVRMCQYMHSSVTEASDVYLKELNRHNYVTPTSYLELLSGYGDLLSKKKNELVAAANRLTTGLDKLASAEIEVKNMQELLAKMKPQLEKAAEATAEMIERMTVDTMEAEKTRQQAKEQEATATKMKADNQAIKDEAEADLSEARPMLLAAEKSLKALNRNDITEVKAMKRPPVGVLLVIEAVCIINNVKPIKTETGKFGKDGTKIDYWTPGSQMLSDPGHFLHMMENYDKENLTEEMINKLNVYIEDPNFQPAKIQFVSKACHSLCLWVHAMYNYYFVNEKVKPKMEALAKAEEALKETENALLAAVQRLREVEEGIERLRAQLRAEEEKRAELERQKQLCEDRMRRAVRLIVGLADEQVRWLSSVADINMSVTNAVGDILLASGAIAYLTPFTDTYRVGLLTSWQKVLEGVPHTPGSDPVSTLGDQVEIRKWQIEGLPRDTLSVENAVLAMHSKRWPLFIDPQAQANKWIRSLYKDQGISVAKMTDKDILRVLESCVRFGRACLVENVGLQLEAGLDPILMRSLFEHGGQLCVKIGENIVPYKSDFRLFLTTRLSNPHYTPETSVKILLVNFALTATGLEDQMLSLVAIQERPDLEHARNALIISNAEMRSELQEIEDRILYRLSLSEGSAVDDIDLILTLEASKVKSEEIKTKMKEAEITQADIETTRSLYIPVAIRGQILFFCLSDLQYIDTMYQYSLEWFVEIFNNSVKATEKSADIEERIAGINQKFTFSLFSNVCRSLFQKHKLHFAFLVCARIRTSDKLIEPTEWRHFLAGPEPFQDQSNPSPDWITPRCWKEIQALENLNKFRNFVESFRKSLNQFKNIFDAQEAHLAPYPEPWDTELDDFQKMLILKCLRPDKVTNAMQLYLAKHLGREFVEPQTTELTAVYNESSPTTPIVFILSVGTDPAAELYKFADKLKMSTKLYAISLGQGQGPRAEAMMKMSAEQGNWCFFQNCHLAPSWMPELDTLVETLSRGKSHRDFRLWLTSAPSPDFPVSILQNSSKMTIEPPRGIKANMLRAYLTRVMEMQSFLESAHPKVLLFKRLVFALGLFHSALLERRKFGPLGFNIPYEFTDGDLTICVSQLHMFLLEYDTVPFKVLIYTAGHINYGGRITDDWDRRCVLTILGDYYKSEVLSTSYTFDEAGHYYQLPETATFEEYVEYIKSFPLNDEPEMFGMHPNADISFAQAETYSCLETLLALQPREVGAAAASTEEVTTQIAEDMLSNMPGIFNLAVMQARYPVLYEESFNTVLLQEAIRYNGLLAVVRTTLVDLLKALKGLVVMSEQLETVANSLYNNRIPKVWQDKGYPSLKPLGAWFLDLKDRIAFLRSWEARGIPAAFWISGFYFPQAFLTGTLQNFARKHVISIDSIEFSFQVLSAMPTHRPKDGCVVYGLFLEGCRWNKDYLDESLPKELYTDMPPILLLPEVHHQKKPGIYSCPVYKTISRAGTLSTTGHSTNFVLAMEIPSRKPQTHWIKRGVAMICALDY; the protein is encoded by the exons AAGATTCTaccgacgatgacgatgatgttCGAGGTGGCCGATCTTAGGGTCGCCTCGCCGGCCACGGTGTCCAG ATGCGGCATGGTCTACCTGGAGCCGGAAGGCCTCGGACTCGAGCCGATTATCAATTGTTGGCTGAAATCTCTGCACCGG AACATGGGCAACTTCACGGAGAGCATCGCCGAGTTAACGAGCTTTTACCTGCTGCCAGGGCTGAAAGTTTTACGTGCGAGTCTGCGAGAAATCGTGAACACAGTGGACTCCGGAATGGTGCAATCTTACATTAACTTGATGAACTTCCGGATCGGTCCCATGGTCGGCCGAGAAGGAAAACCACCGCCGTCGGCACCCTTCCAAGCTTTAATTC CCGATTTGCTGCCGGCGTGGACGGCTTTCGCCGCGGTTTGGAGCTTGGGGGCTTCCGTCGACAATAGCAGCCGTCGCTTCTTCAGCGAGTGGATCCGAGACGTTCAGAAAACACACCGCCACAACTTGCCGTTTCCGGAAGACGGTCTCGTCTTCGACTACAG GCTGCACGATGGCGGGTTCACCGACCCAATCGACGGCACCGAGCCAGTCCCGCCGAAATGGTACAAATGGCTGGATGACATTCCGTCGATCGTGATCACGCCCAACACGAAATACGctg ACATCGAGGTGCCTACCATGGACAACGTCAGAAGCGCGACGTTAATCGGTTATCTCTTGATCAACGAGTCGAACGTCCTTTGTGTCGGTCCCACCGGAAGCGGCAAAACCTTGACCGTCTCCGGCAAACTGTCAAGAAATATGCCGAAGAAATTCATTTGCGATTTCATCACGTTCTCCGCTCGCGCCACTGCCAATCAAACTCAG GATCTGATCGACGAGAAGCTGGGTAAGAGGCAAAAGGACGTGTACGGGCCGCCCATGTTGAGAAAGCAAGTTTTCTTCATCGACGACTTGAACATGCCAGCCCTCGACACGTACGGTGCACAGCCGCCTATCGAACTGATTCGACAGTTTATGGATTTTCAGG GGTGGTACGACAGAAAGGAGATCGGATCATTTCGCGTGATAGAAGACGTGAGTTTCGTCGGCGCGATGGGACCGCCAGGCGGCGGGAGGAATCCGGTGACCGACAGGCTGCTCCGACATTTCCATTTCATCGCGTTCCCGGAAATGGAGGACGACGCCAAG AGACACATCTTCGGCACTGTCTTGAACTCCTGGCTCTCTCGTACAAAGGGGTTCACTGACACGCTGGACGCATTCGTGGACAATACCCTGAACCTGTTCACCACGATATGCAACGAATTATTACCGACCCCTCACAAGTCTCACTACACTTTTAATTTACGAGACCTTAGCAAAGTGTTCCAGGGAATGTTGATGATGAACCCGGAAAAGATCGAG GCTCGCGAGAAATTACTGTTGCTCTGGTACCACGAGAATCTGCGAGTTTTCAGCGATCGTTTGGTCAACGACACTGATCGGAAATGGTTCGACGATTTATTGCGAAGCATCATGGAAGATAAATTCAAGTGTGACCCAGCCACCGTGATCGGAAACGATACGCTGTTCTACGGTGATTTTTGCGTCACGAGCAAGGAATACGAACAAATCATCGATAAGCAGCAA ATGCAACGCGTACTGGAAGAATTCTTGGAAGACTACAACGCGTCGTCTACGTCCCCCATGAAGCTGGTGCTGTTCCAGGACGCGATAGATCACATCTGCAGGATCAATCGGATTCTGAGGCAACCACGCGGAAACGCCCTACTTTTGGGAATGGGGGGATCAG GTCGTCAGAGTTTGACGAGGCTAACCGCGCACATTCAAGACTACACCTGCTTTCAAATCGAGCTGAGCGGCGCTTACACGATCAACGATTGGCGCGACGACATTAAAAGGTCGATGATGAGAGCCGGTGTGCAGAACCAGCTAACTGTCTTCCTATTCTCGGACACACAG ATAAAGAACGAGTCGATGCTGGAAGACCTGAACAGCGTTTTGAACAACGGCGACGTGCCGGGCGTGTACCAAAGCGACGAGATCGAGAGGATATTCCACGCGATGCGTGGCAGGGTGCAGGAGGCTGGCCTCCAGATCAATAGGAGCAATCTTTTTTCCGCCTACGTGAACACGGTTCGGAACAATTTGCATCTCGTCGCCACGATGAG CCCCATCGGCGAGCTTTTCCGCGGCCGGATCAGACAGTTTCCGGCGCTGGTGAACTGCTGCACGATCGATTGGTTCTGCCCGTGGCCGGAAGCGGCACTTCAG AGCGTAGCAACGCGATTCCTAGCCGACATTAAAGACGACTCCATCACCGAGGATATCCTGCGATCGATCGTCAGGATGTGCCAGTACATGCATTCCAGCGTGACAGAGGCAAGCGACGTTTACTTAAAG GAACTGAATCGTCACAATTACGTTACGCCGACATCTTACTTGGAATTACTTTCCGGCTACGGTGACCTTTTGagcaaaaagaaaaacgagCTCGTTGCAGCGGCGAATCGTCTGACCACAG GTTTGGACAAGCTCGCGAGCGCGGAGATTGAAGTGAAGAACATGCAGGAGTTACTGGCGAAGATGAAACCGCAACTGGAGAAAGCGGCCGAAGCGACGGCCGAGATGATTGAAAGGATGACCGTCGATACC ATGGAAGCTGAGAAGACGAGGCAACAGGCCAAAGAACAAGAAGCTACCGCGACAAAGATGAAGGCGGACAATCAAGCGATCAAAGACGAAGCCGAGGCCGATTTAA GTGAAGCTCGTCCAATGTTGCTCGCTGCGGAGAAGAGCCTCAAAGCTTTGAATAGAAACGACATTACCGAGGTGAAAGCGATGAAACGGCCGCCGGTCGGCGTCTTGTTGGTCATCGAAGCTGTTTGCATCATAAACAATGTCAAACCCATCAAG ACCGAGACAGGGAAATTCGGCAAGGACGGGACGAAGATTGATTATTGGACGCCCGGCAGCCAAATGCTCAGCGATCCGGGCCACTTCTTGCACATGATGGAAAATTACGATAAAGAGAACCTCACCGAGGAGATGATTAATAAGCTGAACGTCTACATCGAAGACCCGAATTTTCAGCCGGCCAAG ATCCAATTCGTCTCGAAGGCATGCCACTCGCTGTGCCTGTGGGTGCACGCGATGTACAACTACTACTTCGTCAACGAGAAAGTGAAACCGAAGATGGAGGCGCTCGCGAAGGCCGAGGAGGCGCTCAAGGAAACGGAGAACGCATTATTAGCCGCGGTACAGAGGCTGCGAGAAGTCGAGGAGGGTATCGAGAGGCTGCGAGCCCAGCTGCGCGCCGAGGAGGAAAAGAGGGCGGAACTGGAGAGGCAAAAGCAGCTTTGCGAGGATCGAATGAGGAGGGCCGTCAGGCTGATCGTCGGCCTTGCCGACGAACAAGTCCGCTGGTTGTCGTCTGTCGCTGACATAAATATGTCCGTAACAAACGCCGTCGGGGATATCCTGCTTGCTTCCG GCGCAATAGCTTACTTGACGCCCTTCACGGATACATATCGAGTCGGTCTATTGACTTCCTGGCAAAAAGTGCTCGAGGGTGTGCCGCACACACCGGGTAGCGACCCGGTCTCTACTTTGGGCGATCAAGTGGAGATAAGAAAATGGCAGATCGAAGGTCTACCCAGGGACACTTTGTCCGTGGAAAACGCGGTCCTAGCAATGCACTCGAAACGCTGGCCCCTTTTCATCGATCCCCAAGCACAGGCGAACAAGTGGATACGTTCTCTG TACAAGGATCAAGGGATATCCGTTGCAAAAATGACGGACAAGGACATCCTTCGTGTCCTTGAGTCCTGCGTTCGATTCGGTAGAGCTTGCCTCGTAGAGAATGTTGGTCTGCAGCTGGAGGCCGGATTGGATCCAATACTAATGCGATCGTTATTCGAACACGGCGGACAACTGTGCGTGAAAATCGGAGAAAACATCGTTCCCTACAAAAGCGACTTCCGGTTGTTTCTCACCACAAGACTATCGAATCCCCATTACACACCGGAAACCTCGGTGAAGATCTTGCTGGTTAATTTCGCGCTCACAGCCAC CGGACTAGAGGATCAGATGCTCTCGCTCGTCGCGATTCAAGAGCGGCCGGATCTGGAGCACGCTAGGAACGCGTTGATTATATCGAACGCAGAAATGAGGAGCGAATTACAGGAGATCGAGGACAGAATCTTATACAGGCTCTCGTTGTCGGAAGGCTCCGCCGTTGATGACATCGACTTGATTCTCACTTTAGAAGCTTCCAAAGTCAAAAGCGAGGAAATCAAA ACGAAAATGAAGGAAGCGGAGATCACTCAAGCGGACATCGAGACGACCAGATCACTGTACATTCCTGTTGCGATACGCGGACAGATACTGTTTTTCTGCCTCTCCGACCTACAATACATCGACACGATGTACCAGTACTCCCTCGAATGGTTCGTCGAGATCTTCAATAACAGCGTTAAGGCGACGGAGAAGAGCG CGGATATCGAGGAACGGATCGCAGGCATTAATCAGAAATTTACATTCTCCCTTTTCTCGAACGTCTGCCGCAGCCTATTCCAAAAACACAAACTGCATTTCGCATTCCTCGTATGCGCCCGGATACGCACGAGCGACAAATTAATCGAGCCGACCGAATGGAGGCACTTCCTAGCGGGACCAGAGCCGTTCCAG GACCAATCGAATCCGTCACCGGATTGGATTACCCCGCGATGCTGGAAAGAAATCCAAGCGCTCGAGAACCTGAACAAGTTTCGGAACTTCGTCGAATCCTTCAGGAAGTCGCTGAACCAATTCAAAAACATCTTCGACGCTCAAGAGGCGCATCT AGCTCCCTATCCGGAACCATGGGACACGGAGTTGGACGACTTTCAAAAGATGTTGATATTGAAATGTCTCCGGCCTGACAAGGTGACGAACGCGATGCAGCTGTACCTAGCGAAGCATCTCGGTCGCGAGTTCGTCGAGCCCCAGACCACGGAACTAACCGCAGTTTACAATGAATCCTCGCCGACGACGCCGATCGTATTCATTTTATCCGTGGGCACGGACCCGGCCGCGGAATTGTACAAATTCGCGGACAAACTAAAGATGAGCACGAAACTGTACGCGATATCTCTAGGTCAGGGCCAAGGTCCTCGAGCGGAAGCGATGATGAAGATGTCCGCGGAACAGGGCAATTGGTGCTTCTTCCAG aatTGCCATTTGGCGCCAAGCTGGATGCCAGAACTGGACACATTGGTCGAAACTTTGTCGAGGGGGAAAAGTCATCGCGACTTCCGGTTGTGGCTGACCTCGGCTCCTTCGCCGGACTTTCCTGTCAGCATCCTCCAGAATAGCAGTAAAATGACGATCGAGCCACCAAGAGGCATAAAA GCGAACATGCTCCGAGCTTATTTAACTCGGGTAATGGAAATGCAGAGTTTCCTCGAATCCGCTCATCCGAAAGTTCTGCTGTTCAAAAGGCTCGTATTTGCCCTGGGCCTATTCCACTCGGCCCTCCTCGAAAGGAGGAAATTTGGTCCGTTAGGCTTCAACATCCCATACGAGTTCACCGACGGTGACTTGACCATATGTGTTTCGCAGCTTCATATGTTCCTCTTAGAATACGACACTGTGCCGTTCAAA GTCCTGATATACACGGCCGGTCACATTAACTACGGTGGACGAATCACGGACGACTGGGACCGTCGCTGCGTCTTGACCATCCTCGGGGACTACTACAAGTCAGAGGTCCTGTCGACGTCTTACACGTTCGACGAAGCGGGACACTATTATCAG TTGCCGGAAACTGCAACGTTCGAGGAATACGTCGAGTACATAAAGTCGTTCCCCTTGAACGACGAGCCCGAAATGTTCGGGATGCATCCGAACGCAGATATAAGTTTCGCTCAAGCGGAAACGTATTCCTGCCTCGAAACGCTTCTCGCTCTTCAGCCGAGGGAAGTTGGAGCGGCTGCAGCCAGCACCGAAGAGGTTACGACCCAAATTGCCGAGGACATGCTGTCGAATATGCCGGGGATATTTAACTTAGCTGTAATGCAAGCCAG GTATCCGGTACTGTACGAGGAGTCGTTCAACACTGTGCTGTTGCAAGAAGCTATACGCTACAACGGGCTGTTGGCAGTGGTGAGAACGACGCTGGTGGATTTGTTGAAAGCTTTGAAGGGTCTTGTAGTTATGTCTGAACAGCTGGAAACTGTGGCTAACAGTCTATACAACAATAGGATACCAAAAGTTTGGCAGGACAAGGGTTATCCATCTTTGAAACCACTCG GTGCCTGGTTCCTCGATTTAAAAGATCGAATCGCGTTCCTGAGGTCCTGGGAGGCGCGAGGCATACCCGCGGCCTTCTGGATTTCCGGTTTCTATTTCCCGCAAGCCTTTTTGACCGGTACGCTGCAGAATTTCGCGAGGAAACACGTTATTTCCATTGACTCGATTGAGTTTAGCTTCCAG GTATTAAGCGCAATGCCTACTCATAGGCCAAAGGATGGTTGCGTCGTCTATGGCCTCTTCCTTGAAGGGTGTCGTTGGAACAAAGATTACTTGGACGAGTCCCTGCCAAAAGAGTTGTACACCG ATATGCCTCCAATCTTACTGCTGCCGGAGGTGCATCATCAAAAGAAGCCAGGAATTTATTCCTGCCCCGTTTACAAAACCATCAGTAGAGCGGGAACACTGAGTACAACAGGA